The genomic region TAGTTCCCGATCCGACAACGAAAAAGCGGCCCCCACTGTGGGCGGGCCGCCGTAGCGATTTCTCGATACCTGCGTCTTCTAGATATTTTCGATGTCGGTCTCTTCCTTCTTGGCGCCGCCTTCTTGTTTCCTGAAAAAGCCGATGCGATCGAAGGGGCGCACGACGCTGGACATCAGATTGGCAAGGTGCGCGCTGACTCTCTTTAGGTGACGGGCGTAGAGCACCAGGGTAACGGACTCTTTGGAGTTGAGCGACTCATCGGCTGCGACATCCTGCATGATTTGTTCGCAAATCTTGTTGACCCGCCCGTGGACCCGCATGACTTCGTTGGCCCCCTCAACGTCTTCGGATTCAAACGCCGTGATGCTCTTACGAAAGGAGTCGCGCACTTGAGTCGTGGCGTCGGCGAGAATGGACGAGTATGGCGGCCGATCGCCGATGGGTTCGTACACGCTGCTGAGTTCGAAGATGTTTTTGCAGTAATCGCCCATCCGCTCGATGTCGTTGATGATCGTCGTGAGCACCAAAGAGAACACCAGATCCTGACGCGGACTGATCGACAAGTGTTCCAACACCATGCGTCGGACCTCGATTTCGCCCCGATTGATGTCCTTATCCATCGCGTAGATGTCGAAGGTCACTTCGGTGCCGTTGAGGAACAAGTCCGACACGGCCGCAAACATGAGTTCGGCCTTTCTTAGCATCGCGACGGCGTCGCCAAGTGCGACGTTGATCAACGAGTCTTTTTTCCAGCCGGCTAGCAATTTGGACAGCATGGCTTACCTCGTAAGGAAGATTAGCAGCAATGGCAATAGGAAGAATGTCACAAGTATGTAAACAATGACAATGTAGCGGTTTTCAGCCGCTATTTTGCCCAGGAGATGGCTCGCTCTGATCGGCAGGGCCCGCAACGGGTAGAAAATCGCGCACCCCGAAATGTTGAATAGCAGGTGTACGAAGGCTATCGTCACACCTTGCGCGCTGCCGGTGGCTAACGCAGCCATCATCGACGTGACAGTCGTGCCGATGTTCGCGCCGAGGGTGAAGGGATAGAACTGCTCCACGGTCAGGATACCGGCGCCGATCATCGGGACGATCAGCGAAGTGGTGATGGAACTGCTTTGAACGATGCTGGTCAACACCAGCCCAAGGCCGAAACTGCGCAGCGGCGATTCGAACAGAACATCGTGGATCACGCGCTCGACACGGCCGACCACGATTTTTCGCATGATGTTCACGAACTGTTTGAGCGAAAAGAAAAGCAGCGCCAATGCGCCGACCAGTAGAATGATGCCGCCTATGGTTTGCGGCAGGCCGAAAGTGTCCAGAACAAGATGCTCCAGAAACTTTACCACGGGCTTGGTGATCACCTTTAGGGGACTGACCAGCTTCAAGCCGCCGACGCTCTCGAACATTCCCTCAAACCACAACGCGAACTTGGATAGATAGCCGGTAAGCAATTCAACCGGCAATAATACCGCCACAGCCATGAGATTGAAAAAGTCATGAACAGTGGCCCCGGCCACGGCGCGGCGGAATTCCTCCC from Candidatus Lernaella stagnicola harbors:
- a CDS encoding PhoU domain-containing protein, producing the protein MLSKLLAGWKKDSLINVALGDAVAMLRKAELMFAAVSDLFLNGTEVTFDIYAMDKDINRGEIEVRRMVLEHLSISPRQDLVFSLVLTTIINDIERMGDYCKNIFELSSVYEPIGDRPPYSSILADATTQVRDSFRKSITAFESEDVEGANEVMRVHGRVNKICEQIMQDVAADESLNSKESVTLVLYARHLKRVSAHLANLMSSVVRPFDRIGFFRKQEGGAKKEETDIENI
- a CDS encoding Na/Pi symporter; amino-acid sequence: MFRAPNAVSENSLQGRNMEPEQTPIPPGQHREPSARVTNTAAQSNESSANALLAVFKLIAVLYLFFLAITLMGGTFKLFGGGFAKTLIETTANPIVGLFIGILATSIIQSSSTTTSIVVTLVASGTLTIDNAIPIVMGANVGTSVTNTLVSMAHITRREEFRRAVAGATVHDFFNLMAVAVLLPVELLTGYLSKFALWFEGMFESVGGLKLVSPLKVITKPVVKFLEHLVLDTFGLPQTIGGIILLVGALALLFFSLKQFVNIMRKIVVGRVERVIHDVLFESPLRSFGLGLVLTSIVQSSSITTSLIVPMIGAGILTVEQFYPFTLGANIGTTVTSMMAALATGSAQGVTIAFVHLLFNISGCAIFYPLRALPIRASHLLGKIAAENRYIVIVYILVTFFLLPLLLIFLTR